The Trichosurus vulpecula isolate mTriVul1 chromosome 4, mTriVul1.pri, whole genome shotgun sequence genome contains a region encoding:
- the GPA33 gene encoding cell surface A33 antigen → MVWGTAYTISVRTPTKVLRAAQGKSATLQCLYETTVATRSGFIQWDKPLTDPPDQVVIWSFSSSQYSFGNRYTNRVNLTGDYMYNDASISIGQLTMDDNGTYECLLMLDGDLTENRQARMELFVLVPPSKPDCSIEGETTYGNDIQLKCESKEGSPTPQYSWKSFDIQNKERPLSSSATGMTLLLKNISDDTSGYYICTSANEMGTESCNITVAVRLASMNIALYAGIAGGVVAALIIIIIIAYCCCCRSEKEKDSERPDRENYQEPPEQMREIKRIDDNEEDQNQDRRNSGQDSPAPSSR, encoded by the exons TCTGGGGAACAGCTTATACCATCTCTGTGCGGACACCCACGAAGGTCCTACGAGCTGCCCAAGGGAAGAGTGCCACACTTCAGTGTTTGTATGAGACAACAGTTGCAACTAGAAGTGGATTCATCCAATGGGATAAGCCTCTAACGGACCCTCCA GATCAAGTAGTCATATGGTCCTTCTCCTCAAGCCAGTACAGCTTTGGGAATCGGTACACAAATCGAGTCAACCTGACAGGCGATTATATGTATAATGACGCCTCCATCTCCATCGGGCAGCTGACCATGGATGACAATGGGACCTATGAATGCTTATTGATGCTTGATGGAGATTTAACTGAAAACAGACAAGCAAGGATGGAACTCTTCGTTCTGG tGCCCCCCTCCAAACCAGACTGCAGCATTGAGGGGGAAACTACATATGGGAATGACATCCAGCTAAAATGCGAATCCAAAGAGGGATCCCCGACTCCCCAGTACAGCTGGAAGAGCTTTGACATCCAGAACAAGGAACGGCCACTCTCATCATCAG cCACAGGAATGACCCTGCTTCTGAAAAACATTTCCGATGATACGTCTGGCTATTACATCTGCACCTCTGCCAATGAGATGGGGACCGAGTCCTGCAATATCACTGTTGCTGTCCGGCTTG CCTCAATGAACATTGCCCTGTATGCTGGGATTGCGGGAGGCGTGGTTGCtgccctcatcatcatcatcatcattgcatACTGTTGTTGCTGTAGGAGTGAGAAGGAAAAAGACAGCGAGAGGCC GGATCGAGAGAACTACCAGGAACCTCCAGAGCagatgagagaaataaaaagaatagatGACAACGAGGAAGACCAGAATCAGGACAGGAGGAATTCTGGGCAGGACTCACCTGCGCCCAGCTCCCGGTGA